From the Musa acuminata AAA Group cultivar baxijiao chromosome BXJ3-7, Cavendish_Baxijiao_AAA, whole genome shotgun sequence genome, one window contains:
- the LOC135643579 gene encoding photosynthetic NDH subunit of subcomplex B 4, chloroplastic-like isoform X1 has product MEAAMGFSAPKPHVRRPALHSTTGNLCLLPKALRSFPASRWTTGLSQCNEGKKQGRSSSWKSNALPDWPLMAVMIEHVANQRDFVVHKSIWHLSDEAMKNVYTMYIMFTCWGCCFFGSTKDPFYDGEEYRKDGGDGTVHWVYEKQEDIEEAARAELWREELIEEIEQKVGGLRELEEAGKQEELVK; this is encoded by the exons ATGGAGGCAGCCATGGGTTTCTCGGCACCGAAGCCACATGTCCGCAGGCCTGCTCTTCATTCAACCACCGGGAACCTGTGCTTGCTCCCAAAAGCA TTGAGAAGTTTTCCGGCCTCCAGGTGGACCACTGGCTTGTCGCAG TGTAATGAGGGGAAGAAGCAGGGAAGGAGCTCTTCGTGGAAGTCGAATGCTCTCCCAGATTGGCCTCTGATGGCCGTGATGATAGAGCATGTGGCGAATCAGAGGGACTTTGTGGTGCACAAGTCAATTTGGCATCTCAGCGATGAAGCTATGAAGAACGTTT ACACTATGTACATCATGTTCACCTGCTGGGGATGCTGTTTCTTTGGATCCACGAAA GATCCTTTCTACGACGGAGAGGAGTATCGCAAAGATGGAGGAGATGGAACTGTGCACTGGGTCTATGAAAAG CAAGAAGACATCGAAGAAGCTGCAAGAGCAGAGCTATGGAGGGAGGAGTTGATCGAAGAAATTGAGCAAAAGGTTGGAGGGCTGCGGGAGCTGGAAGAAGCTGGAAAACAAGAGGAGCTTGTCAAGTGA
- the LOC135643579 gene encoding photosynthetic NDH subunit of subcomplex B 4, chloroplastic-like isoform X2, whose amino-acid sequence MEAAMGFSAPKPHVRRPALHSTTGNLCLLPKALRSFPASRWTTGLSQCNEGKKQGRSSSWKSNALPDWPLMAVMIEHVANQRDFVVHKSIWHLSDEAMKNVYTMYIMFTCWGCCFFGSTKDPFYDGEEYRKDGGDGTVHWVYEKASVECGSL is encoded by the exons ATGGAGGCAGCCATGGGTTTCTCGGCACCGAAGCCACATGTCCGCAGGCCTGCTCTTCATTCAACCACCGGGAACCTGTGCTTGCTCCCAAAAGCA TTGAGAAGTTTTCCGGCCTCCAGGTGGACCACTGGCTTGTCGCAG TGTAATGAGGGGAAGAAGCAGGGAAGGAGCTCTTCGTGGAAGTCGAATGCTCTCCCAGATTGGCCTCTGATGGCCGTGATGATAGAGCATGTGGCGAATCAGAGGGACTTTGTGGTGCACAAGTCAATTTGGCATCTCAGCGATGAAGCTATGAAGAACGTTT ACACTATGTACATCATGTTCACCTGCTGGGGATGCTGTTTCTTTGGATCCACGAAA GATCCTTTCTACGACGGAGAGGAGTATCGCAAAGATGGAGGAGATGGAACTGTGCACTGGGTCTATGAAAAG GCCAGTGTTGAGTGCGGGAGTCTTTGA
- the LOC135642840 gene encoding transcription factor MYB106-like — MLHHSHSLCHWHSSSTIKTPLLGLAAGEDLSEMGRSPCCEKIGLKKGPWTPEEDQKLLAYIEKHGHGSWRALPAKAGLQRCGKSCRLRWTNYLRPDIKRGEFSLQEEQTIIQLHALLGNRWSAIATHLPKRTDNEIKNYWNTHLKKRLAKMGIDPCTHKAKIDTLSSANGHPKKVANLSHMAQWESARLEAEARLARESKLRAASNSTILPQQQQMGTSSSSSSTTPLPPAPVNPWLEAWSAKPATQGERIDLESPTSTLSLAENWLPIMASGTELVDGNAPAEAAATHQEGENLEPEDAGWKCVAKDRVDCFTGFSMEAFGSEAPWLSEPYTLQAGYSWGQLGAGFTAMLLGDSGGQNTSDSCVQEEEEEATGLVEREGNTTYWNTILNSVNSSASSNSPPVFYH, encoded by the exons ATGCTTCACCATTCCCACTCCCTCTGTCACTGGCATTCGAGTTCCACCATAAAGACTCCACTTCTTGGCCTTGCTGCAGGTGAAGATCTGAGTGAGATGGGTCGATCACCTTGCTGTGAGAAGATTGGGCTGAAGAAAGGACCTTGGACTCCCGAGGAAGACCAGAAGCTGCTCGCCTACATTGAGAAGCACGGGCACGGGAGCTGGAGAGCGCTGCCCGCCAAAGCCG GACTGCAGAGGTGTGGGAAGAGTTGCAGGTTGAGGTGGACCAATTACCTTCGGCCGGACATCAAGAGGGGGGAATTCAGCCTCCAGGAGGAGCAGACCATCATCCAACTCCATGCTCTCCTTGGTAACAG GTGGTCCGCAATTGCCACCCATCTACCCAAGAGAACAGACaatgagatcaagaactactggaacacccatCTGAAGAAGCGACTGGCCAAGATGGGAATTGATCCCTGCACCCACAAGGCCAAGATCGACACGCTGAGCTCCGCCAACGGCCACCCCAAGAAGGTTGCCAACCTCAGCCACATGGCTCAGTGGGAGAGCGCACGCCTCGAAGCCGAGGCCCGCCTCGCGAGGGAGTCGAAGCTCCGTGCAGCATCCAATTCCACAATCCTaccgcagcagcagcagatgggaacctcttcttcctcgtccTCCACGACCCCTCTGCCGCCAGCTCCTGTCAACCCATGGCTGGAAGCCTGGTCCGCGAAGCCGGCTACTCAGGGCGAAAGGATCGACCTGGAGTCGCCCACCTCCACGTTGAGCTTGGCGGAGAACTGGCTGCCGATCATGGCGTCAGGCACTGAGCTGGTGGACGGCAATGCACCGGCCGAGGCAGCGGCGACCCATCAAGAAGGTGAGAATCTGGAGCCAGAAGACGCGGGGTGGAAATGCGTAGCGAAGGATAGGGTGGACTGCTTCACAGGTTTCTCCATGGAGGCCTTCGGCAGCGAGGCGCCATGGCTTTCGGAACCATACACTTTGCAAGCAGGGTATTCATGGGGCCAATTAGGAGCAGGTTTCACTGCAATGCTGCTGGGTGACTCCGGGGGCCAGAATACTTCCGACTCCTGCGtccaagaggaagaggaggaggcgacCGGACTAGTGGAGCGAGAGGGGAACACGACCTACTGGAACACCATTCTCAACTCGGTCAACTCTTCGGCCTCCTCCAACTCTCCCCCGGTATTCTACCACTGA
- the LOC135643696 gene encoding 1-aminocyclopropane-1-carboxylate oxidase-like has protein sequence MDSFPVIDMEKLLGRERGAAMEILRDACEKWGFFEILNHGISHDLMDEVEKVNKEQYNKCREQKFNEFANKALENADSEIDHLDWESTFFLRHLPVSNISEIPDLDDQYRKAMKEFAAAIEKLAERLLDLLGENLELEKGYLKKAFSNGSKGPTFGTKVSSYPPCPRPDLVKGLRAHTDAGGIILLFQDDQVSGLQFLKDGEWLDVPPMRHAIVVNLGDQLEVITNGKYKSVVHRVVAQTDGNRMSIASFYNPGSDAVIFPAPALVEKEAEEKKEVYPRFVFEDYMKLYVGHKFQAKEPRFEAMKAMEAVATHPIATS, from the exons ATGGATTCCTTTCCGGTTATCGACATGGAGAAGCTTTTGGGAAGGGAGAGAGGAGCAGCCATGGAGATCCTCCGAGATGCTTGCGAGAAATGGGGCTTCTTTGAG ATTTTAAACCATGGCATCTCACATGACCTCATGGATGAAGTGGAGAAGGTGAACAAAGAACAGTACAACAAATGCAGGGAGCAAAAGTTCAACGAGTTCGCCAACAAAGCACTGGAAAACGCCGACTCAGAAATCGACCACCTCGACTGGGAAAGCACCTTTTTCCTGCGTCATCTCCCCGTCTCCAACATTTCTGAGATCCCCGATCTTGATGACCAGTATAG GAAGGCGATGAAGGAATTTGCTGCAGCGATAGAGAAGCTGGCAGAGCGGCTGCTCGACTTGCTGGGTGAGAACCTGGAGCTGGAGAAGGGGTACCTGAAGAAAGCCTTCTCTAATGGATCCAAGGGGCCAACCTTTGGGACCAAGGTCAGCAGCTACCCACCATGCCCACGCCCGGACCTGGTGAAGGGCCTGAGGGCGCACACCGACGCCGGAGGCATCATCTTGCTCTTCCAGGACGACCAGGTCAGCGGCCTGCAGTTCCTCAAGGACGGCGAGTGGCTGGACGTGCCCCCCATGCGCCATGCCATCGTCGTCAACCTCGGCGACCAGCTCGAG GTAATCACCAATGGCAAGTACAAGAGCGTGGTGCACCGCGTGGTGGCTCAGACTGATGGCAACAGGATGTCGATTGCCTCCTTCTACAACCCCGGGAGCGACGCTGTGATCTTCCCGGCCCCCGCTCTTGTGGAGAaggaagcggaggagaagaaggaggtcTATCCGAGGTTCGTGTTCGAGGATTACATGAAGCTCTACGTCGGGCATAAGTTCCAGGCCAAGGAGCCAAGATTCGAAGCCATGAAAGCCATGGAAGCAGTTGCCACCCACCCAATCGCTACCTCTTAA
- the LOC108953426 gene encoding uncharacterized protein LOC108953426 encodes MDSSPPSHARSDQDSLPTASAAPDQTIADGGTTVAADDGGEEKKGEANGGSEVEEEEEEEEGECGFCLFMKRGGCKDAFVAWEKCMQAAEKRDEDIVDKCSEAAALLKRCMDTHPDYYEPILRAEQALADAAAAAAASDRDSEDEKKKGKHS; translated from the coding sequence ATGGATTCTTCTCCTCCCTCGCATGCCAGATCCGATCAAGATTCGCTACCGACCGCCTCCGCAGCTCCGGACCAGACGATCGCGGACGGGGGAACAACGGTGGCGGCGGACGAcggaggagaggagaagaagggaGAAGCGAATGGAGGAAGCGaagtagaggaggaggaggaggaggaggagggggagtgcGGTTTCTGCCTCTTCATGAAGCGCGGCGGGTGCAAGGACGCCTTTGTCGCGTGGGAGAAGTGTATGCAGGCGGCCGAGAAGCGCGACGAGGACATCGTCGACAAATGCTCCGAGGCCGCGGCCCTCCTCAAGAGGTGCATGGACACCCACCCCGACTATTATGAGCCCATCCTCCGAGCCGAGCAAGCTCTGGCCGACGCTGCTGCTGCCGCGGCCGCCAGTGATCGTGACTCGGAGGAtgagaagaagaaagggaagcaTTCGTGA